In Candidatus Methylomirabilota bacterium, the genomic window CTGACCCGCCGTCAGGGCTGGAAGATGTCCTCCGGCAAGAAGGCGGAGACCACCACGTTCGGGACATCCACGACGTTGCTCAGCCGGAGGTCGACGGCCACGCTGCAGATGACGTAGGCCTGCTCTCGGCTGAAGCCGCGCTCCTGGAGCACGTCCATCATGCTCAGCACGGCGTTCCGGCAGGCAAGGTTGAGGTTCTCGCCGTGGTTGACCCCGTGCTCGTCGACGGGCATGCCCATGGTGGCGATGAACCGCTGGGGCGCCGCCCACCGGGGATCGGCGAAGTAGTCGCGGCGCTGGAAGCGCGGCCAGCGGATCCGGCGTCGCTCGGCCTCGCCCCGGTGCAGGCGGAAGCGCACCACGCAGGTGGCGCCCATCTCCACCGCGGTCACGCACACCTCCCCGTCCCCCTGGGCGAAGTGGCCGTCGCCCGTCGAGAAGAGCGCGCCGTCGACGCCGACGGGCAGCAGGAGCGCCGCCCCCTTCGTCAGCTGCTTCACGTCGAAATTGCCGCCGTTCTCCCGGGGCGGCAGGGTGCGGAGCCCGTGGGTCGCGGCCGGGCCGGACGACGGCACGGCCCCGGCCGGGTCGGGCGGCAGCGCGACGCCGCCCCGCGCGATCAGCTCCGCCTCCCGCCGGGTCCACGCCTCGAGCTGCCCGCGCGACGGCGCGACGCCGGCGACCCCCATGAAGGGCGCGCCCGGGATGCGGACGCCCGGCACCTCCCGGGAGGTCGCCCAGCCGTCCGCGAGGCTCCAGTGGACGACGAACGGCGTGGCCATGACGTCGCGGAGGAAGCCCAGGGTGGGGACGATGCCGCTGAAGGCCCACCGCTGCGGGACGACGTCCAGGAACTCCACCTCCAGGAGGTCTCCCGGCCGGGCCCCCTTGATGGAGACGGGCCCCGTCAGCGGGTGGATGGCCCCGAAGGGCAGGCTGGCCAGGTCCGCCGCGGTGCTGGTCGAGGTCAGGTAGCCGTCGACCGCATCCCGGGTCGCCAGGGCCACGTCTTCGCCCTCACCCACTTCGACGACGGGCTCGAGGTCGGGATGCCAGCGGTTGTGTCCCGTCTTCGGCTCCTCGCTCAGGTGCTTGCTGCGATCGATGTCGATGGTCTTCACGCATCGCGCCCTTTCCGGTCGTTCCGCTCCGCGGTCACACGTCGTCCAGGTTCGACGGGTTGATGTCGCGATTGATGTCCGGTCCGTCGACCCACTCCCCGTTGATGAGATTCTTGTAACGACTCATCCAGATCGCCTCCTGGCAGGAAACCTCGAGGGGCTCGTGCGCTCCATTCTCTCTTGACCGGCCTCGGCCGTCCAGTCACACGGCTCGGCGGGACGGCACCCGGTACATTAGACTGTGGGAGGGGGCCTCGACGGCCCCCTCCCGAACCTCATGGAAAGCACTCGCGTCGTGCTCCTCGGGGCCAGCAACCTCACCCTGGGGCTCCCGACCGTGCTGTCGGTCACGCACGCGATGCTGGGTCCCGGGCCGATGGACATCCTGGTCGCGGCGGGGCATGGGCGATCGTACGGGCAGTGGAGCCGGGTCCTGGCGCGCGGCCTGCCCGGGATCCTCGGCTGTGGGCTGTGGCCCGCGGCCAGGCGGCCGGGCGGCGTCAGGATCTACGCGCTCCTCACGGACATCGGGAACGACCTGGCCTACGGCGCCTCGCCGGCCGACCTCGCCGGGTGGGTCAGCGCCTGCGTCGAGCGGCTCGGCGAGGCGGGCGCCGACACCGTCCTGACGCTCCTGCCGGCGCGAAGCCTGGCGCGGCTCCCCCCCTGGCAGTATCACCTCTTCAAGGCGGTGCTCTTCCCCGGCCGCCGACTCCCGTTCCGCGTCCTTCACGCGCGCGTGGCCGAGATCAACCAGCGCCTCACCACGCTCGCCGCTCGGGCGAAGGTGAAGGTCGTGGATCCGGAAGCCCGCTGGTACGGCCCCGATTCCATCCACCTGCGGAGGCGCGAGCGGGCCGCCGCCTGGCAGGCGATCCTGTCCCGCTGGGAGGTCGCGGGCGGGCCGACCGGGATTCCCGACGCGGCTCGACGCCGGCTCCCGTGTCGCCGGATGGCACCCGAGTGGCGGACGGTCCTGGGCGTCACGCTCCGGCGTCCTCAGCCGAGCGGCGTGCTCGGAGACGGCACCACGATCTCGCTGTACTGACCCTAACCGGAGGGGGCCTCGACGGCCCCTCCGGAACCTCCCCCAGGAGAAGATTGCGGCGGCAAAGCCGCCGCTCGAAGTGGACCCTGCGGTGGTCGGCGATCGTGTGTGAGCGCGAGACCATCCGCTCGGATTTCTCCACGAGCACTGACTGGCTGCCCGGGCCGCGCGGCGCTACGCCGGCATCGCCGCGCGCTGGCGGGTGAGCTCGTCCGTCACCGCGTCGAGCCCGCGGGCGAAGCGCGCGATCACCTCATCGACCTGCTCGCGCGTGACGCAGAGGGGCGGCGAGAAGGCGATGACGTGGCCGGCCGGAAGCGCCCGCGCGACGAGCCCCTCCTCCATGCACCGCTGCGCGACGCGGTGGGCCACCTTGACCTCGGCCGGGAAGAGGCGCTTGGTGGCCTTGTCGGCGACGAGCTCGAGACCCGCGATCAGGCCGATGCCGCGCACCTCCCCCACCAGCGGATGCCCCGCGAAGGCCTCGCGGAGTCGCCGCTGCAAGTACTCCCCGACCCGCGCCGCGTTCCCGACCAGGTCCTCGCCGAGGAGGATGTCGAGGTTCGCCATCGCCGCCGCCGCCCCCACCGGGTGCCCGCTGTAGGTGAAGCCGTGGGCGAAGGCGCCGGTCTGGGGCGAGGCGTCGCGGAGCACGGTCCAGATCGGCTCGGACAGGAAGCAGGCGGAGAGCGGGAAGTACCCGCTGGTGAGGCCCTTGGCCACCGTGACGAGATCCGGCTCGATCCCGTAGACCTCGCAGCCGAACAGCCGGCCGAGCCGGCCGAAGCCGCAGATCACCTCGTCGGCGATCATCAGGACGTCGTGCTGCCGGAGGACCCGCTGGATCTGCTCGAAGTAGGTTCGGGGGGGCGTCAAGACGCCGCCGGCGCCCATGACCGGCTCCGCGATGAAGGCCGCCACGGTGTCGGGACCCTCGCGCTCGATCAGCGCGGCGAGCTCGGCGGCGAGCGCCGCCGCGTACTCCTCTTCGGACATCGCCGGCACGGCGCGCCGGTAGTAGTACGGGGTGTCCGTGTGGAGGATGTTCGCGATCGGGAGGTCGAAGGCCTTGTGGAAGGCCGGCAGCCCGGTGAGGCTGGCCGTGGCGACGGTGGTGCCGTGGTAGGCTTCCCGCCGCGCGATGATCTTCTTCTTGCGCGGCCGGCCGCGCAGGTTGTTGTAGTACCAGACCAGCTTGACCTGGGTGTCATTCGCCTCCGACCCGGAGTTGCCGAAGAAGACCTTGCTCATCCGGCCGGGGGCGAGCCCGAGCAGTCGGTCGGCCAGCCGGATCTGCGGCTCGTTCGACATGGAGGAGAACGTGTGGTAGAAGGCCAGCCGCCGCGACTGGGCGGCCATGGCGTCGGCCACCTCGTGTCGGCCGTAGCCGATGTTGACGCACCAGAGCCCGGCCACGGCATCCAGGTAGCGCCGGCCCTCCGTATCGGTGAGGGTGATGCCGGAGGCCTCCGCCATGATCCGCGGTCCGGTGCGCAGGTGGTCGGCGATCGAGGTCGCCGGATGGAAGACGCGCTGCTTGTCGAGGGTCTCGAGCGGTACGGTCGACGCGGGCTCGGCGGTCATGATCTCTCCTCTCCTCCACCAGGCAAGCTCACGGCTTGTAGGTCAGCACGCGCCCCCAGAGGCTCTTCTTGCCCCAGATGCCGGCCCGGAGCGCCTCGAGCTGGACGATCTGGCTGTGGTCGACGAACAGATTGACCTCCGGCCCGTAGTTCTTCACATACCAGGCGAAGACCTCCGGATCGGCCGCCTCGAACATGACCTTCTCGGTCGGGAGCTCCCGCATGAACCGGGCGATCACGTCCGTGCGCCACGCGCGGACGTTCTCGGTGATGCCCTCGGACTCGACCATGATCATGTAGGCGCCGGCGTCGAGGTGCCGCTTGGCCCGGAGGATCGCCCAGTCGGGATCGCTGGTGCCCTCCGCCTCCAGCTCTTCCACCGAGCTCGCGCCCCCGGCCCCGAACTGGATGCCGACCTCGGCCTTCGCCTTCAGACCGGCCTTCTGCACGTCGGCGGTGAGGCGGACCAGGTCGTCGGCCGGCACCGTGATGAAGCCGCTCGAGATCTCGACGATGTCGAAGCCGAAGCGCTTGCACTCCTGGATGTACTGGGCGACCGCCTCTTTGCCGCGAGTGAGCACGTGTTCCACGAAGCCACCGGTCGACACGAGCACGTCGTGGGCGTGGCAGAGATCGATGATCTCCTGGAGGGCTCGCCGCGGCATCAGGCTGAACGACCCGCAGGCGAACTTCAGGATGTCGACGTACTCGCCCATCGTCTCGAGAATGTCCTCGAGGTAGCGCTTGCCCATCGGCGTGTAGTACGGGCCGCGCATCTCCGTGAGCCCCCGCGAGCGCGGCTTCCGGTCGCGCTCGTTCAGACGGAGAAAGCCAAAAGCCCGATCCGAGTCGCCCCGCCCGGGTCCGGGTCTCCGACGTGTCGCCATGTCTGTCTCTCCTCGCTACGTCCCATCCGCCGGCCCGCGTACCCGGGCCAGCAGCCCCGTGAGGTCCGCGGTGCTCCGCGCTTCCAGATCGACCACGGCGTCCGTGATGGCCCGTCGCAGCGCGGCGTCCGTGGAGGGCTCGCTCAGCCGCTCGAACTTCCGCACGACGGTGTCCCAGCTCATCGGACGAGTATGGAACCCCTCGTAGTCCGCCTTTTCCCGACGGACGGCCCGCCCCTGCCGGAGCACCACGGTCACCCGACAGGCATGCTCGGCCGGGAACCGGCGGCTGTAGCCGGGATCCGGCCGGACGACCACCCGCCGGAGGAGGGCCTGCACGTCGTCCCGCCCGATCCGCTCGGACGTGTACTGCTCGGGCATCACCTGACCGTCCACGAGCGCGGCCGCCAGCATGTAGGGCAGGCTATGGTCCGCCTCCTCCTTGGTGCGGACCGTCCGCTTGTCTCCCTCCTCGCCGCCGCCGATGATGTGGTAAGCCACGTCGAAGACGTCGATCTCGATCCGCTCGACATCGGCGGCCCGGAGGCCGTGCTCGTCCCGGAGCTCGATGAGCGCTTCGAGGGCGGACTGGCTGTGGATCTCGGCATTGTACCGCTTGAGGATGGTGCGGGTGACGCGCTCGAGGTCCTCCTTGGACCAGTCGATCTCGAAGGGACCCGCGATGGCGTCCATGAAGCCCTTGTTGCCCTCGAATATCTCGCGCGGCCCGGTGACCCCGCGCATCGCCAGGAACGCGGCGTGCGTGCAGCCGAATGCCGTGTTGGGGGACGCGAGGCCCTTCCAGTGCGAGAGGGCCCCCGTCCGCGTCACCCGCAGGGCGTTGAAGGCGGTCCCGCAGATCGCGATCGCGTTCGCCGTCCGCTCGGCGTCGAGCCGGAGGGCGCGGGCGACGCCGGACGCCACGGCATACGACCCCTGGGTGGTGTGGTCGAAGCCCTTGGCGCGGACGGGCGCGACGTCGCTCAGGCGGCACTGGACCTGATAGGCCACCGCCAGCGCCGCCAAGAACTCCCGTCCGGTCGCCCCGGCGTACTCCGCGGCGGCCAGCACCGCGCCGAGGTTGTCGCTCGGGTGGCACGTCTCGCCCGGAGCGAGGTAGCTGTCGTTGAAGTCCAGGTAACGGACCAGGGCCGCGTTGTAGAAGGCGGCGCGATCCGGCGCGGCCCGCCCTCCGGCCACCAGCGTGGAGCGCCCGCTTCCTTCGAAGTCGCGGAGCTGCGTCCGGACGAGGCGGATCGGCTCACCGCCGAGCGCGCCGATGGCGCAGCCCAGGGAATCCAGCACCCGGATCTTCAGCTCCCGGCGGGCTCGCTCCGAGAGATCCTCGTAGGAGGCGCGGACCACGAACCCGGCGAGCTGGTCGACCTTCGCCATACCCTCCAGTCTACTGCCCCCCGGGGTTGCCGGCTCGGCGGAAGATCACGGGCGCGGTCAATCAGCCCGTGATGGCGTGCTTGGCCAGCAGGCGGTGGAGCGTCTTCCGGTCGACGCCCGCGGTCTTGGCGGCCTGCGAGATGTTGCCGCCGTGCTGCCGGAGGAGGTGAGTCAGGTACTCCTGGGTGAAGGCGTGGAGCCAGGCCTCACGGGCTTCCCGCAGAGGAAGGTCCTTCCCCGGCACGGCGGCGGCCGGACGGCCCCGCCCGCGGACATGCTCGGGAAGATCGCGCACCCGCAGGGTCGATCCGTCGGCCAGGACGCAGGCCCGCTCGATCACGTTCTGAAGCTCACGGATGTTCCCCGGCCAGGCGTAGCCTTCCAGCATGGCCAGCGCCTCGGCATCGAGCCCCTCCAGCGGTCGCTCGCGGTTCCGCCCGTAGCGGCCCAGGAAGTGGTAGGCGAGCAACGGCACGTCGCCGGCCCGCTCGCGCAAGGGCGGGAGCATGATGGCGATCACGTTCACCCGGTAGAAGAGGTCCTCGCGGAATTCCCGCTTGCGGACCGCCTCGGCGAGGTCGCGGTTCGTCGCCGAGACGAGCCGCACGTCCACCGGGATGAGCTTCGTCCCCCCCACCCGCCGGATTTCCCGCTCCTGAAGGGCCCGGAGGAGCTTGGCCTGGAGCGTCAGCGGCAGCTCGCCCACCTCGTCGAGGAACAGGGTGCCGCGATCGGCCACCTCGAACATCCCCGGCTTGGCGCGCTCGGCGCCGGTGAAGGCCCCGCGCTCGTGGCCGAAGAGCTCGGACTCGAGGAGGTTTTCCGGCAGGGCGGCGCAGTCGACCGGCACGAAGACCTCCGAGGCGCGGGGGCTGTTCGTGTGAATGGCCCGCGCGATCAGCTCTTTGCCGGTACCCGACTCGCCCTGGATCAGGATGTTGGCCTCGGAGCGCGCGGCCTTGTGGACCAGCTCGAACACCGAGACCATCGCCGGGCTCCGGCCGATGAGCTGATCGAGGCCGACCGGCGGCGCGAGGGACTCCCGGAGGCGCCGGTTCTCCTCGACCAGCCGCCGCTTCGCCACGCCTCGCTCCACGGCCAGCCGCAAGGTGTCGTTCGAGGGCAGCGGCTTGAGGAGATAGTCGAACGCGCCGGCGCGGATCGCCTCGACCGCCGACTGGATCGTCCCGTGACCCGTGATCACCACGACGACGATGTCCGGGTCGAGCTCGAGCGCTCGCCCGAGGACCGCCATCCCGTCCACCCGGGGCATCTGGAGATCGGTCAGGACGACGTCCGGCCGCTCCTCCTCCAGAAGCCCCAGCGCCCGCTGGCCGTCGGTGGCCGTGATGCAGGTGTACCCGTCGCGCTCGAGGACACGGACCCAGTTCGCCACGACGTCCGGCTCGTCGTCCACGATCAGCACCCGCGCGCCGTGCTTCATCCATCCCCCTTCCCGGCCGGCGCCTCGCATGGAACCCGGCGTCCCCTCATCATACAGCCGCCCGGACCCTCGCTCGCCCACCGGCGGGCCGCGGCCGACCGCCTTGACAGTCACCGGCGGCTTCTGTATGCAACAAAGAGCTTCACCCTGTCCTACTCCGGCAACGATCTCTGATCGGCCAGAAGAGCCGAGGAGCCTCCCATGGAGCTCGCCGGTAAGGTCGCGCTCGTGACCGGCGCCGCCCGAGGGATCGGGCGCGGCATCGCGCTCGCGCTCGGCGGCGAGGGTGTCCACCTCGCGCTGGCCGACCTCGGCACGGCGGAGGACCCCGCTCTCCCCTACCGGCTGGCGCGCCCCGCCGATCTGGAGGAGACCGCCCGCCTGGCGGCAGGCGGCGGGGTGCGGGTCGTCTCCCTCGTGGCCGACGTCACCCGGCCCGCCGACGTCGCCGCGATGGTGACCGAGACCGTGCGCCAGCTGGGTGGGCTCGATATCCTCGTGAACAACGCCGGCGTGATCGTGGCCGGGCCCTTCGAGGCGCTGACGCCAACCCAGCTCGACCGCCTGATGGCGGTCAACGTGAAGGGTGTCGTCCTCTGCACGCAGGCGGCGCTGCCGCACCTCAGGCAGCGTGGCGGGGGCGCCATCGTCAACGTCGCCTCGATCGCCGGCAAGACCGGCCGGGCCTTCACCGCCGCCTACTCCGCTTCCAAGTTCGCGGTTGTCGGCCTCACGCAGGGGCTCGCCCAGGAACTGGGGCCGGCAAACATCCGGGTCAACGCGGTCTGTCCAGGGCTCCTCCGCACGGCGATGTGGCTCGACGTCGTCGGGCCGGCCCGGGCGGCCTCGCTCGGCGTCCGGCCCGAGGAGGCGTTCGACGAATTCGTCCGGCGGAACACCCCGCTGGGCCGCGAGCAGACGCCCGCCGACATCGGGGAAGCCGTCGTGTACCTCTGCCGGGCCGACAACGTCACCGGCGTGGCGCTGAATGTCGCCGGCGGCGTCGAAATGCACTGAGTCGTGGGAGGGGGCCTCGACGGCCCCTCCGAATCCTTCGATCGCCCCCGTGACGATCAGGTCTCGAGCGCCGTCCGAAGGCCGGCGCAATGGCGGGCCCACGCTTCGGGCCCGCCCGGCCACTCGAAGGTGATCCCGCCGGTCAGAAACGAGCCGGCCTCCTCCCCTTCCGCCCGGTCCGCCACCACGTCGCGCACCTGCAGCTCGAACCGCGTCAGCCTGGGGTTCGTCGTGGCCGCCGGCAGCGGGACGGCGTCCGCCTTCACGTAGAGATTGAGCCCGGCGTCGGCGAAGACCAGGGTGGCTCGCCCGGAATCGCGCAGGTGGGTCGACGAGCGCGTCCCGACGTGGAGGACGAGGCGGATGCGCCCGGCATCGAGGGCGCGCAGCTCGGCGTAGGAGACGAGCGCGGGGTGCGGCCGGCCGTAGGGATCCACGGTCACCAGCACGATGGCCTGGCCGTAGTGCTCGGTGGCGTCGGACGCGACGAGGCGCGCCAGCAAGTCGTCCGGGAGAAAAGGACCGAGCGAGCGAGACACGGGAGGGCCCTCTCCCTCCCCGCAGGGAGGGAGAGGGATCAGCAGCTCCGCCTAGATGTCGAAGTAGAGCGCGAACTCGTAGGGATGCGGGCGCAGCCGGACCGCATCCAGCTCGTTCTTCCGCGTGTACTCGATCCGGGTCTCGATGAGGTCAGGGGTGAAGACGTCACCCTTCAGCAGGAAGTCGTGATCTTTCTCGAGGTTGTCGAGCACCACGTCGAGCGACCCGGGCAGCTGCTTGACAGACTTGGCCTCGTCGGGCGGCAGCTCGTAGAGGTCCTTGTCGATCGGCGCTCCCGGATCGATCTTGTTGACGACCCCGTCGAGTCCGGCCATCAGGCAGGCCGCGAACGACAGGTACGGGTTGCAGGACGGATCCGGCGTGCGGAACTCGATCCGCTTGGCCTTCTCCGACCGGGAGTACATCGGGATCCGGACGCAGGCCGATCGGTTCCGCTGGCTGTAGACCAGGTTGATGGGCGCCTCGTAGCCGGGCACCAGCCGCCGGTAGGAGTTGGTGGTGGGCGCGATGATCGCGCAGAGGGCCGGGGCGTGCTTGAGAATCCCGCCGATGTAGTGAAGACACGTCTTGGAGATGTCGGCGTACCCGCCCACCTCGTAGAAGAGGTTCTTGCCGTTCTTCCAGAGCGACTGGTGCGTGTGCATGCCGGAGCCGTTGTCCTGGAAGATCGGCTTGGGCATGAAGGTCACGGTCTTCCCGTGCTTGAGCGCGGTGTTCTTGGTGACGTACTTGTACCACATCACGGCATCGGCCATCTTGGTCAGCGTGTTGAACCGCATGTCGATCTCGGTCTGGCCGGCGGTCCCCACCTCGTGGTGGTGCACTTCGATCTTGACCCCGACCGACTCGAGATTCAGGACCATCTCCGACCGGAGGTCCTGGAAGTGGTCCATGGGCGGGACCGGGAAGTAACCCTGCTTGTACCGCGGCTTGTAGCCGGTGCTCTCCTTCCCCGAGTTCCAGAAGCCTGCCTCCGAGTCGATCTGATAGAAGCCGTAGTTGTAGCTCTGATCGAACTTGACCGAATCGAGGATGAAGAACTCGAGCTCGGGACCGATGTAGACCGTGTCGGCGATGGCCGTCTGCTTCAAGAAGAGCTCGGCCTTCTGGGCCACGTACCGCGGATCCCGCGAGTAGGGCTCCATCGTCACGGGGTCCTTGACGTTGCAGATGAGCACCAGCGTGGGGACGGCGGTGAAGGGATCCATCTGGGCGGTCACCGGGTCGGGCATCAGGAGCATGTCGGACTCGTCGATCGTCTGGAAGCCGCGGATCGACGAGCCGTCGAACCCGATTCCTTCGGCGAACAGCTCCTCGGTCAGCTCAGCGACTGGAATCGAGAAGTGCTGCCACAGACCGGGCACGTCGATGAAGCGCAGGTCGACGATCTTCGCACCCTTGTCCTTGGCCAGCTTGATCACGTCCTTCGGCGTCATGCCGTTCCTCCATCACCTTCCGTCGGAGTTGCAATGCCAGAGGGCCTGCGGGACCCGCCGTCGTCACCAGCGGCCGAATTCTAGCCGACCGCCCGGATCAATTCAATCGGCTTCCCCGACGACACACCACGCCCGCCGCTACACCGGCGGTAAGCAACCGCCGTGCCCCGTGGGCCGGCGAACCTCCGGGCGGAAAATCGCGGGGATGGGCGGGCGGACGGCGCGGGGAGCGCTCCCCCGTGCCGCTTTCCTGGGCACGTGCCCACGAGGGAGGCAGGTCCGACGACCGGGCGGCCTTGCGCCGCGGCCACGCGACCTTTAGTCTCTCTGGGAACCCGATCCTCGAGGAGGCCCCCCATGACCACGGACGTCGAGGCCCTGGAGACCCTGTCCCGCGAGCTCCTGGCGACGGCGGCCCGGTACTTGCCGGGCGCGTGCCTGGGCCAGAACACCCTGCCGACCGAGCTCGCCTTCGTGGCGGATCACGGGGAGGGCGCGCGACTCGTCGATGTCCGCGGGCGCACCTACCTCGACTTTGTGCTGGGCTCGGGTCCCCTGCTGCTCGGTCACGCCCATCCCGCGATCGTGAAGGCAGTCCAGGACCAGGTGGC contains:
- a CDS encoding acetamidase/formamidase family protein, whose protein sequence is MKTIDIDRSKHLSEEPKTGHNRWHPDLEPVVEVGEGEDVALATRDAVDGYLTSTSTAADLASLPFGAIHPLTGPVSIKGARPGDLLEVEFLDVVPQRWAFSGIVPTLGFLRDVMATPFVVHWSLADGWATSREVPGVRIPGAPFMGVAGVAPSRGQLEAWTRREAELIARGGVALPPDPAGAVPSSGPAATHGLRTLPPRENGGNFDVKQLTKGAALLLPVGVDGALFSTGDGHFAQGDGEVCVTAVEMGATCVVRFRLHRGEAERRRIRWPRFQRRDYFADPRWAAPQRFIATMGMPVDEHGVNHGENLNLACRNAVLSMMDVLQERGFSREQAYVICSVAVDLRLSNVVDVPNVVVSAFLPEDIFQP
- a CDS encoding SGNH/GDSL hydrolase family protein, with protein sequence MESTRVVLLGASNLTLGLPTVLSVTHAMLGPGPMDILVAAGHGRSYGQWSRVLARGLPGILGCGLWPAARRPGGVRIYALLTDIGNDLAYGASPADLAGWVSACVERLGEAGADTVLTLLPARSLARLPPWQYHLFKAVLFPGRRLPFRVLHARVAEINQRLTTLAARAKVKVVDPEARWYGPDSIHLRRRERAAAWQAILSRWEVAGGPTGIPDAARRRLPCRRMAPEWRTVLGVTLRRPQPSGVLGDGTTISLY
- a CDS encoding aminotransferase; translation: MTAEPASTVPLETLDKQRVFHPATSIADHLRTGPRIMAEASGITLTDTEGRRYLDAVAGLWCVNIGYGRHEVADAMAAQSRRLAFYHTFSSMSNEPQIRLADRLLGLAPGRMSKVFFGNSGSEANDTQVKLVWYYNNLRGRPRKKKIIARREAYHGTTVATASLTGLPAFHKAFDLPIANILHTDTPYYYRRAVPAMSEEEYAAALAAELAALIEREGPDTVAAFIAEPVMGAGGVLTPPRTYFEQIQRVLRQHDVLMIADEVICGFGRLGRLFGCEVYGIEPDLVTVAKGLTSGYFPLSACFLSEPIWTVLRDASPQTGAFAHGFTYSGHPVGAAAAMANLDILLGEDLVGNAARVGEYLQRRLREAFAGHPLVGEVRGIGLIAGLELVADKATKRLFPAEVKVAHRVAQRCMEEGLVARALPAGHVIAFSPPLCVTREQVDEVIARFARGLDAVTDELTRQRAAMPA
- a CDS encoding phosphosulfolactate synthase, whose amino-acid sequence is MATRRRPGPGRGDSDRAFGFLRLNERDRKPRSRGLTEMRGPYYTPMGKRYLEDILETMGEYVDILKFACGSFSLMPRRALQEIIDLCHAHDVLVSTGGFVEHVLTRGKEAVAQYIQECKRFGFDIVEISSGFITVPADDLVRLTADVQKAGLKAKAEVGIQFGAGGASSVEELEAEGTSDPDWAILRAKRHLDAGAYMIMVESEGITENVRAWRTDVIARFMRELPTEKVMFEAADPEVFAWYVKNYGPEVNLFVDHSQIVQLEALRAGIWGKKSLWGRVLTYKP
- a CDS encoding MmgE/PrpD family protein → MAKVDQLAGFVVRASYEDLSERARRELKIRVLDSLGCAIGALGGEPIRLVRTQLRDFEGSGRSTLVAGGRAAPDRAAFYNAALVRYLDFNDSYLAPGETCHPSDNLGAVLAAAEYAGATGREFLAALAVAYQVQCRLSDVAPVRAKGFDHTTQGSYAVASGVARALRLDAERTANAIAICGTAFNALRVTRTGALSHWKGLASPNTAFGCTHAAFLAMRGVTGPREIFEGNKGFMDAIAGPFEIDWSKEDLERVTRTILKRYNAEIHSQSALEALIELRDEHGLRAADVERIEIDVFDVAYHIIGGGEEGDKRTVRTKEEADHSLPYMLAAALVDGQVMPEQYTSERIGRDDVQALLRRVVVRPDPGYSRRFPAEHACRVTVVLRQGRAVRREKADYEGFHTRPMSWDTVVRKFERLSEPSTDAALRRAITDAVVDLEARSTADLTGLLARVRGPADGT
- a CDS encoding sigma-54 dependent transcriptional regulator, with the protein product MKHGARVLIVDDEPDVVANWVRVLERDGYTCITATDGQRALGLLEEERPDVVLTDLQMPRVDGMAVLGRALELDPDIVVVVITGHGTIQSAVEAIRAGAFDYLLKPLPSNDTLRLAVERGVAKRRLVEENRRLRESLAPPVGLDQLIGRSPAMVSVFELVHKAARSEANILIQGESGTGKELIARAIHTNSPRASEVFVPVDCAALPENLLESELFGHERGAFTGAERAKPGMFEVADRGTLFLDEVGELPLTLQAKLLRALQEREIRRVGGTKLIPVDVRLVSATNRDLAEAVRKREFREDLFYRVNVIAIMLPPLRERAGDVPLLAYHFLGRYGRNRERPLEGLDAEALAMLEGYAWPGNIRELQNVIERACVLADGSTLRVRDLPEHVRGRGRPAAAVPGKDLPLREAREAWLHAFTQEYLTHLLRQHGGNISQAAKTAGVDRKTLHRLLAKHAITG
- a CDS encoding SDR family oxidoreductase; this encodes MELAGKVALVTGAARGIGRGIALALGGEGVHLALADLGTAEDPALPYRLARPADLEETARLAAGGGVRVVSLVADVTRPADVAAMVTETVRQLGGLDILVNNAGVIVAGPFEALTPTQLDRLMAVNVKGVVLCTQAALPHLRQRGGGAIVNVASIAGKTGRAFTAAYSASKFAVVGLTQGLAQELGPANIRVNAVCPGLLRTAMWLDVVGPARAASLGVRPEEAFDEFVRRNTPLGREQTPADIGEAVVYLCRADNVTGVALNVAGGVEMH
- a CDS encoding pyridoxamine 5'-phosphate oxidase family protein, encoding MSRSLGPFLPDDLLARLVASDATEHYGQAIVLVTVDPYGRPHPALVSYAELRALDAGRIRLVLHVGTRSSTHLRDSGRATLVFADAGLNLYVKADAVPLPAATTNPRLTRFELQVRDVVADRAEGEEAGSFLTGGITFEWPGGPEAWARHCAGLRTALET
- the glnA gene encoding type I glutamate--ammonia ligase; translated protein: MTPKDVIKLAKDKGAKIVDLRFIDVPGLWQHFSIPVAELTEELFAEGIGFDGSSIRGFQTIDESDMLLMPDPVTAQMDPFTAVPTLVLICNVKDPVTMEPYSRDPRYVAQKAELFLKQTAIADTVYIGPELEFFILDSVKFDQSYNYGFYQIDSEAGFWNSGKESTGYKPRYKQGYFPVPPMDHFQDLRSEMVLNLESVGVKIEVHHHEVGTAGQTEIDMRFNTLTKMADAVMWYKYVTKNTALKHGKTVTFMPKPIFQDNGSGMHTHQSLWKNGKNLFYEVGGYADISKTCLHYIGGILKHAPALCAIIAPTTNSYRRLVPGYEAPINLVYSQRNRSACVRIPMYSRSEKAKRIEFRTPDPSCNPYLSFAACLMAGLDGVVNKIDPGAPIDKDLYELPPDEAKSVKQLPGSLDVVLDNLEKDHDFLLKGDVFTPDLIETRIEYTRKNELDAVRLRPHPYEFALYFDI